The Panicum virgatum strain AP13 chromosome 5K, P.virgatum_v5, whole genome shotgun sequence genome has a window encoding:
- the LOC120707106 gene encoding ABC transporter B family member 11-like isoform X1, translating into MERRRGAGAEFDRNNAAAGDGGGAGGAGRVVAGPRKPPAAATAAGRVPLHRLFAFADRTDALLMAVGTLAAVANGMAQPLMTFIFGDVIDAFGSAESSNRVLHRVVKVILNFVYLAIGAGVASTLQVSCWTITGERQAARIRALYLEAILRQDITFFDMEMSTGQVVERMAGDTFLIQDAIGEKVGKSIQLLSTFIGGFIIAFVRGWLLALVMLSSIPPIAIAGVIVSKLMTRLSTRMQAKYGDAGNVVEQTLGAIRTVVSFNGEKQAITTYNKFIRKAYESALQEGAVNGLGLGSVMAILFCSYGLAVWYGSRLIVERGYNGGMVISVIMAVMMGAMSLGQATPSVTAFAEGQGAAYRMFKIIERKPDIDIYDTTGIILEDIKGDVELKNVYFSYPTRSEHLVFDGFSLHIPSGTTMALVGESGSGKSTVISLVERFYDPQAGEVLIDDVDIRRMKLGWIRGKISLVSQEPVLFSTTIRENIAYGMENLTVDEINRAIELANAAKFIDKLPNGLDTMVGERGTQLSGGQKQRIAIARAIVKNPRILLLDEATSALDMESERVVQEALNRIMLERTTIIVAHRLSTVRNADVISVLQHGKMVEQGSHVELMKIPEGAYSQLVHLQETRQAEESSNVDPDMILTNGFGSRSINNKARSQSISRGSVSKGSSSFGHSGRHSFPAPLGLPDPMEFSEAPDAEETRDQMTSSPKKAPIGRLFYLNKPEAFVLALGSITAAMHGVIFPIYGTLISTAIKVFYEPPAELLKDSRFWASIFVVLGASAFILIPIEYFLFGLAGGKLVERVRSLTFQSVMRQEINWFDKPEHSSGSIGARLSTDALNVKRLVGDNLAMNVQTLSTVISGFTIAMVANWKLALIITVVVPLVGFQGYAQVKFLKGLNKNAKLKYEEASQVATDAVGGIRTVAAFSAEKKVMEAYEKKCESPIKQGIREGVVGGLGFGFSFLAFYFTYALCFYVGAKFVQQGTATFPEVFRVFFVLVLATSGISRTSAVGADSTKANDAAASVFEILDRKSKIDYSSEEGVIITSVRGDIDFQNVCFKYPSRPNVQIFKDLSLSIPSGKTVALVGESGSGKSTVIALLERFYDMDSGKILFDNVELQALKVSWLRQQVGLVAQEPVLFNDTIRTNIAYGKQGQASEEEIIAAAEAANAHQFISALPDGYSTIVGERGIQLSGGQKQRVAIARAIIKDPKVLLLDEATSALDAESERVVQEALDQVMIGRTTVVVAHRLSTIRGADIITVLKNGAVAEKGKHEELMRIKGGTYASLVELSSSSA; encoded by the exons atggagaggaggaggggggcgggGGCTGAATTTGATCGAAataacgccgccgccggcgatggaggaggagcaggaggagcaggaAGGGTGGTAGCTGGCCCGAGgaagccgccggcggccgcaacggcggcggggcgcgtgccGCTGCACCGGCTCTTCGCGTTCGCGGACCGGACGGACGCCCTGCTCATGGCCGTGGGCACCCTCGCCGCGGTGGCCAACGGGATGGCGCAGCCGCTCATGACCTTCATCTTCGGCGACGTCATCGACGCCTTCGGCTCCGCCGAGTCCTCCAACCGCGTGCTCCACAGGGTTGTCAAG GTGATCTTGAACTTTGTCTACCTTGCCATCGGAGCAGGGGTTGCTTCAACACTTC AGGTATCTTGTTGGACAATAACTGGAGAAAGGCAGGCAGCACGAATCAGAGCCTTGTACCTCGAGGCGATTCTGAGACAGGATATCACATTTTTTGACATGGAGATGAGCACTGGCCAAGTCGTTGAGAGGATGGCAGGAGACACATTCCTCATTCAAGATGCCATTGGAGAAAAG GTTGGAAAGTCCATACAACTCCTTTCTACTTTCATTGGTGGCTTCATTATTGCATTTGTGAGAGGATGGCTCTTGGCCCTTGTTATGCTCTCAAGCATACCTCCAATTGCAATTGCTGGTGTGATTGTATCAAAGCTTATGACAAGACTCTCCACCCGCATGCAAGCAAAATATGGTGATGCTGGCAATGTTGTTGAACAAACACTTGGAGCCATTAGAACG GTTGTTTCATTTAATGGTGAGAAGCAAGCTATAACAACGTATAACAAGTTCATAAGAAAAGCATATGAATCTGCTCTACAAGAAGGTGCTGTAAATGGACTTGGATTGGGTTCTGTAATGGCAATCTTATTTTGCAGTTATGGTTTGGCAGTTTGGTATGGATCTAGATTGATAGTTGAGCGAGGATACAATGGTGGCATGGTTATTTCTGTCATAATGGCTGTCATGATGGGTGCAAT GTCCTTAGGTCAGGCAACCCCATCAGTGACTGCTTTTGCAGAAGGTCAAGGGGCAGCATATAGAATGTTCAAGATAATTGAACGGAAACCAGATATTGATATATACGATACCACAGGTATTATATTGGAGGACATAAAGGGTGATGTTGAACTGAAGAATGTGTACTTCAGCTATCCTACCAGATCTGAACATTTGGTATTTGATGGATTCTCATTGCACATACCAAGTGGTACAACTATGGCCCTAGTTGGAGAAAGCGGCAGTGGGAAGTCAACAGTGATCAGTTTGGTGGAGAGGTTCTATGATCCGCAGGCCGGAGAAGTTTTGATTGATGATGTTGACATCAGAAGAATGAAGCTTGGATGGATACGAGGAAAAATTAGTCTTGTCAGCCAAGAACCTGTGTTGTTCTCAACTACAATCAGGGAAAACATTGCTTATGGGATGGAAAATCTAACAGTTGATGAGATCAATAGAGCAATCGAGCTTGCAAACGCTGCTAAATTCATTGATAAGCTGCCAAAT GGTCTTGACACAATGGTTGGGGAACGTGGAACTCAGCTGTCAGGAGGGCAGAAACAAAGAATAGCAATTGCTAGAGCAATTGTAAAGAACCCTAGGATCTTACTACTTGATGAAGCAACCAGCGCATTGGATATGGAATCGGAGAGGGTAGTTCAAGAAGCATTGAATAGGATAATGTTAGAAAGGACTACAATTATCGTTGCTCATCGCCTAAGCACAGTGAGGAATGCTGATGTGATATCTGTCCTACAACATGGGAAGATGGTGGAACAAG GTTCACATGTAGAATTGATGAAGATACCTGAAGGTGCTTACTCTCAGCTAGTACATCTGCAAGAGACTCGGCAAGCAGAAGAATCTTCTAATGTCGACCCTGATATGATACTAACAAATGGTTTTGGCTCCAGATCTATTAATAACAAAGCAAGAAGCCAAAGTATCTCCAGGGGATCAGTTAGTAAAGGATCTTCCTCTTTTGGGCATAGTGGTAGGCACTCTTTCCCTGCTCCACTTGGCCTACCTGATCCAATGGAATTCAGTGAAGCTCCTGATGCAGAGGAGACTAGAGACCAAATGACCAGTAGTCCAAAGAAAGCTCCAATTGGTAGACTCTTCTATCTGAACAAACCAGAAGCTTTTGTGCTTGCACTTGGTTCCATAACTGCTGCAATGCATGGAGTCATTTTTCCAATATATGGAACATTGATTTCAACGGCAATAAAAGTGTTTTATGAGCCACCAGCAGAACTACTGAAGGATTCCAGGTTCTGGGCAAGCATATTTGTTGTGCTAGGTGCTTCTGCCTTTATTCTGATTCCAATAGAATACTTCCTGTTTGGATTAGCTGGTGGGAAGCTTGTGGAGCGTGTACGGTCACTGACATTTCAGAGTGTGATGCGTCAAGAGATCAACTGGTTTGATAAACCAGAACACTCGAG TGGGTCAATTGGTGCGAGACTATCAACTGATGCTCTTAATGTTAAGCGACTTGTTGGGGACAATTTAGCAATGAATGTCCAGACTCTTTCAACTGTCATATCAGGCTTCACAATAGCAATGGTGGCAAACTGGAAGTTGGCACTGATTATCACTGTGGTGGTTCCTTTAGTTGGTTTCCAAGGCTATGCTCAAGTGAAGTTCCTGAAAGGTCTCAATAAAAATGCAAAG TTGAAGTATGAAGAAGCAAGTCAAGTAGCAACTGATGCAGTTGGTGGCATCAGAACTGTGGCGGCATTTTCTGCTGAGAAGAAGGTAATGGAGGCCTATGAGAAGAAATGTGAATCTCCAATAAAGCAAGGAATAAGGGAAGGTGTCGTTGGTGGCTTGGGGTTTGGATTCTCATTCCTCGCCTTCTACTTTACATATGCTCTGTGCTTCTATGTTGGAGCCAAGTTTGTTCAGCAAGGAACAGCTACATTTCCTGAAGTGTTTAGG GTCTTTTTCGTATTAGTTTTAGCAACAAGCGGAATCTCACGAACAAGTGCAGTTGGTGCAGACAGCACCAAGGCTAATGATGCGGCTGCATCTGTCTTCGAAATTCTTGATCGTAAATCCAAAATTGATTACAGCAGCGAGGAAGGTGTGATCATCACAAGTGTGAGGGGTGACATTGATTTCCAGAATGTGTGCTTCAAGTATCCGTCACGACCAAATGTCCAAATCTTCAAGGACCTATCATTGAGCATTCCTTCTGGAAAG ACTGTTGCACTAGTTGGGGAGAGTGGGAGTGGGAAATCCACAGTGATCGCACTACTTGAAAGGTTCTATGACATGGACTCCGGTAAGATCCTCTTCGACAATGTGGAACTTCAAGCCCTAAAAGTTAGCTGGCTTAGGCAGCAAGTTGGGCTAGTTGCCCAAGAGCCAGTGCTGTTCAATGACACCATCCGCACAAACATAGCTTATGGGAAGCAAGGGCAAGCATCTGAAGAAGAGATCATTGCTGCTGCTGAAGCAGCCAATGCACATCAGTTCATCTCCGCATTACCTGACGGGTACAGCACCATTGTCGGGGAAAGAGGGATCCAATTGTCAGGTGGGCAGAAGCAGCGTGTTGCTATTGCGAGAGCCATCATAAAGGACCCCAAGGTGCTGCTGCTGGATGAGGCAACAAGCGCGCTAGATGCGGAGTCAGAGCGAGTGGTGCAGGAGGCTCTGGACCAGGTGATGATCGGTAGAACGACCGTGGTGGTGGCACATCGTTTATCAACGATCAGAGGTGCAGACATCATAACTGTACTGAAGAACGGAGCTGTAGCGGAGAAAGGCAAGCACGAAGAGTTGATGCGGATAAAGGGTGGAACCTACGCTTCGCTTGTTGAGCTAAGCTCTAGTTCTGCATGA
- the LOC120707106 gene encoding ABC transporter B family member 4-like isoform X2: protein MEMSTGQVVERMAGDTFLIQDAIGEKVGKSIQLLSTFIGGFIIAFVRGWLLALVMLSSIPPIAIAGVIVSKLMTRLSTRMQAKYGDAGNVVEQTLGAIRTVVSFNGEKQAITTYNKFIRKAYESALQEGAVNGLGLGSVMAILFCSYGLAVWYGSRLIVERGYNGGMVISVIMAVMMGAMSLGQATPSVTAFAEGQGAAYRMFKIIERKPDIDIYDTTGIILEDIKGDVELKNVYFSYPTRSEHLVFDGFSLHIPSGTTMALVGESGSGKSTVISLVERFYDPQAGEVLIDDVDIRRMKLGWIRGKISLVSQEPVLFSTTIRENIAYGMENLTVDEINRAIELANAAKFIDKLPNGLDTMVGERGTQLSGGQKQRIAIARAIVKNPRILLLDEATSALDMESERVVQEALNRIMLERTTIIVAHRLSTVRNADVISVLQHGKMVEQGSHVELMKIPEGAYSQLVHLQETRQAEESSNVDPDMILTNGFGSRSINNKARSQSISRGSVSKGSSSFGHSGRHSFPAPLGLPDPMEFSEAPDAEETRDQMTSSPKKAPIGRLFYLNKPEAFVLALGSITAAMHGVIFPIYGTLISTAIKVFYEPPAELLKDSRFWASIFVVLGASAFILIPIEYFLFGLAGGKLVERVRSLTFQSVMRQEINWFDKPEHSSGSIGARLSTDALNVKRLVGDNLAMNVQTLSTVISGFTIAMVANWKLALIITVVVPLVGFQGYAQVKFLKGLNKNAKLKYEEASQVATDAVGGIRTVAAFSAEKKVMEAYEKKCESPIKQGIREGVVGGLGFGFSFLAFYFTYALCFYVGAKFVQQGTATFPEVFRVFFVLVLATSGISRTSAVGADSTKANDAAASVFEILDRKSKIDYSSEEGVIITSVRGDIDFQNVCFKYPSRPNVQIFKDLSLSIPSGKTVALVGESGSGKSTVIALLERFYDMDSGKILFDNVELQALKVSWLRQQVGLVAQEPVLFNDTIRTNIAYGKQGQASEEEIIAAAEAANAHQFISALPDGYSTIVGERGIQLSGGQKQRVAIARAIIKDPKVLLLDEATSALDAESERVVQEALDQVMIGRTTVVVAHRLSTIRGADIITVLKNGAVAEKGKHEELMRIKGGTYASLVELSSSSA, encoded by the exons ATGGAGATGAGCACTGGCCAAGTCGTTGAGAGGATGGCAGGAGACACATTCCTCATTCAAGATGCCATTGGAGAAAAG GTTGGAAAGTCCATACAACTCCTTTCTACTTTCATTGGTGGCTTCATTATTGCATTTGTGAGAGGATGGCTCTTGGCCCTTGTTATGCTCTCAAGCATACCTCCAATTGCAATTGCTGGTGTGATTGTATCAAAGCTTATGACAAGACTCTCCACCCGCATGCAAGCAAAATATGGTGATGCTGGCAATGTTGTTGAACAAACACTTGGAGCCATTAGAACG GTTGTTTCATTTAATGGTGAGAAGCAAGCTATAACAACGTATAACAAGTTCATAAGAAAAGCATATGAATCTGCTCTACAAGAAGGTGCTGTAAATGGACTTGGATTGGGTTCTGTAATGGCAATCTTATTTTGCAGTTATGGTTTGGCAGTTTGGTATGGATCTAGATTGATAGTTGAGCGAGGATACAATGGTGGCATGGTTATTTCTGTCATAATGGCTGTCATGATGGGTGCAAT GTCCTTAGGTCAGGCAACCCCATCAGTGACTGCTTTTGCAGAAGGTCAAGGGGCAGCATATAGAATGTTCAAGATAATTGAACGGAAACCAGATATTGATATATACGATACCACAGGTATTATATTGGAGGACATAAAGGGTGATGTTGAACTGAAGAATGTGTACTTCAGCTATCCTACCAGATCTGAACATTTGGTATTTGATGGATTCTCATTGCACATACCAAGTGGTACAACTATGGCCCTAGTTGGAGAAAGCGGCAGTGGGAAGTCAACAGTGATCAGTTTGGTGGAGAGGTTCTATGATCCGCAGGCCGGAGAAGTTTTGATTGATGATGTTGACATCAGAAGAATGAAGCTTGGATGGATACGAGGAAAAATTAGTCTTGTCAGCCAAGAACCTGTGTTGTTCTCAACTACAATCAGGGAAAACATTGCTTATGGGATGGAAAATCTAACAGTTGATGAGATCAATAGAGCAATCGAGCTTGCAAACGCTGCTAAATTCATTGATAAGCTGCCAAAT GGTCTTGACACAATGGTTGGGGAACGTGGAACTCAGCTGTCAGGAGGGCAGAAACAAAGAATAGCAATTGCTAGAGCAATTGTAAAGAACCCTAGGATCTTACTACTTGATGAAGCAACCAGCGCATTGGATATGGAATCGGAGAGGGTAGTTCAAGAAGCATTGAATAGGATAATGTTAGAAAGGACTACAATTATCGTTGCTCATCGCCTAAGCACAGTGAGGAATGCTGATGTGATATCTGTCCTACAACATGGGAAGATGGTGGAACAAG GTTCACATGTAGAATTGATGAAGATACCTGAAGGTGCTTACTCTCAGCTAGTACATCTGCAAGAGACTCGGCAAGCAGAAGAATCTTCTAATGTCGACCCTGATATGATACTAACAAATGGTTTTGGCTCCAGATCTATTAATAACAAAGCAAGAAGCCAAAGTATCTCCAGGGGATCAGTTAGTAAAGGATCTTCCTCTTTTGGGCATAGTGGTAGGCACTCTTTCCCTGCTCCACTTGGCCTACCTGATCCAATGGAATTCAGTGAAGCTCCTGATGCAGAGGAGACTAGAGACCAAATGACCAGTAGTCCAAAGAAAGCTCCAATTGGTAGACTCTTCTATCTGAACAAACCAGAAGCTTTTGTGCTTGCACTTGGTTCCATAACTGCTGCAATGCATGGAGTCATTTTTCCAATATATGGAACATTGATTTCAACGGCAATAAAAGTGTTTTATGAGCCACCAGCAGAACTACTGAAGGATTCCAGGTTCTGGGCAAGCATATTTGTTGTGCTAGGTGCTTCTGCCTTTATTCTGATTCCAATAGAATACTTCCTGTTTGGATTAGCTGGTGGGAAGCTTGTGGAGCGTGTACGGTCACTGACATTTCAGAGTGTGATGCGTCAAGAGATCAACTGGTTTGATAAACCAGAACACTCGAG TGGGTCAATTGGTGCGAGACTATCAACTGATGCTCTTAATGTTAAGCGACTTGTTGGGGACAATTTAGCAATGAATGTCCAGACTCTTTCAACTGTCATATCAGGCTTCACAATAGCAATGGTGGCAAACTGGAAGTTGGCACTGATTATCACTGTGGTGGTTCCTTTAGTTGGTTTCCAAGGCTATGCTCAAGTGAAGTTCCTGAAAGGTCTCAATAAAAATGCAAAG TTGAAGTATGAAGAAGCAAGTCAAGTAGCAACTGATGCAGTTGGTGGCATCAGAACTGTGGCGGCATTTTCTGCTGAGAAGAAGGTAATGGAGGCCTATGAGAAGAAATGTGAATCTCCAATAAAGCAAGGAATAAGGGAAGGTGTCGTTGGTGGCTTGGGGTTTGGATTCTCATTCCTCGCCTTCTACTTTACATATGCTCTGTGCTTCTATGTTGGAGCCAAGTTTGTTCAGCAAGGAACAGCTACATTTCCTGAAGTGTTTAGG GTCTTTTTCGTATTAGTTTTAGCAACAAGCGGAATCTCACGAACAAGTGCAGTTGGTGCAGACAGCACCAAGGCTAATGATGCGGCTGCATCTGTCTTCGAAATTCTTGATCGTAAATCCAAAATTGATTACAGCAGCGAGGAAGGTGTGATCATCACAAGTGTGAGGGGTGACATTGATTTCCAGAATGTGTGCTTCAAGTATCCGTCACGACCAAATGTCCAAATCTTCAAGGACCTATCATTGAGCATTCCTTCTGGAAAG ACTGTTGCACTAGTTGGGGAGAGTGGGAGTGGGAAATCCACAGTGATCGCACTACTTGAAAGGTTCTATGACATGGACTCCGGTAAGATCCTCTTCGACAATGTGGAACTTCAAGCCCTAAAAGTTAGCTGGCTTAGGCAGCAAGTTGGGCTAGTTGCCCAAGAGCCAGTGCTGTTCAATGACACCATCCGCACAAACATAGCTTATGGGAAGCAAGGGCAAGCATCTGAAGAAGAGATCATTGCTGCTGCTGAAGCAGCCAATGCACATCAGTTCATCTCCGCATTACCTGACGGGTACAGCACCATTGTCGGGGAAAGAGGGATCCAATTGTCAGGTGGGCAGAAGCAGCGTGTTGCTATTGCGAGAGCCATCATAAAGGACCCCAAGGTGCTGCTGCTGGATGAGGCAACAAGCGCGCTAGATGCGGAGTCAGAGCGAGTGGTGCAGGAGGCTCTGGACCAGGTGATGATCGGTAGAACGACCGTGGTGGTGGCACATCGTTTATCAACGATCAGAGGTGCAGACATCATAACTGTACTGAAGAACGGAGCTGTAGCGGAGAAAGGCAAGCACGAAGAGTTGATGCGGATAAAGGGTGGAACCTACGCTTCGCTTGTTGAGCTAAGCTCTAGTTCTGCATGA
- the LOC120707106 gene encoding ABC transporter B family member 4-like isoform X3, with amino-acid sequence MLSSIPPIAIAGVIVSKLMTRLSTRMQAKYGDAGNVVEQTLGAIRTVVSFNGEKQAITTYNKFIRKAYESALQEGAVNGLGLGSVMAILFCSYGLAVWYGSRLIVERGYNGGMVISVIMAVMMGAMSLGQATPSVTAFAEGQGAAYRMFKIIERKPDIDIYDTTGIILEDIKGDVELKNVYFSYPTRSEHLVFDGFSLHIPSGTTMALVGESGSGKSTVISLVERFYDPQAGEVLIDDVDIRRMKLGWIRGKISLVSQEPVLFSTTIRENIAYGMENLTVDEINRAIELANAAKFIDKLPNGLDTMVGERGTQLSGGQKQRIAIARAIVKNPRILLLDEATSALDMESERVVQEALNRIMLERTTIIVAHRLSTVRNADVISVLQHGKMVEQGSHVELMKIPEGAYSQLVHLQETRQAEESSNVDPDMILTNGFGSRSINNKARSQSISRGSVSKGSSSFGHSGRHSFPAPLGLPDPMEFSEAPDAEETRDQMTSSPKKAPIGRLFYLNKPEAFVLALGSITAAMHGVIFPIYGTLISTAIKVFYEPPAELLKDSRFWASIFVVLGASAFILIPIEYFLFGLAGGKLVERVRSLTFQSVMRQEINWFDKPEHSSGSIGARLSTDALNVKRLVGDNLAMNVQTLSTVISGFTIAMVANWKLALIITVVVPLVGFQGYAQVKFLKGLNKNAKLKYEEASQVATDAVGGIRTVAAFSAEKKVMEAYEKKCESPIKQGIREGVVGGLGFGFSFLAFYFTYALCFYVGAKFVQQGTATFPEVFRVFFVLVLATSGISRTSAVGADSTKANDAAASVFEILDRKSKIDYSSEEGVIITSVRGDIDFQNVCFKYPSRPNVQIFKDLSLSIPSGKTVALVGESGSGKSTVIALLERFYDMDSGKILFDNVELQALKVSWLRQQVGLVAQEPVLFNDTIRTNIAYGKQGQASEEEIIAAAEAANAHQFISALPDGYSTIVGERGIQLSGGQKQRVAIARAIIKDPKVLLLDEATSALDAESERVVQEALDQVMIGRTTVVVAHRLSTIRGADIITVLKNGAVAEKGKHEELMRIKGGTYASLVELSSSSA; translated from the exons ATGCTCTCAAGCATACCTCCAATTGCAATTGCTGGTGTGATTGTATCAAAGCTTATGACAAGACTCTCCACCCGCATGCAAGCAAAATATGGTGATGCTGGCAATGTTGTTGAACAAACACTTGGAGCCATTAGAACG GTTGTTTCATTTAATGGTGAGAAGCAAGCTATAACAACGTATAACAAGTTCATAAGAAAAGCATATGAATCTGCTCTACAAGAAGGTGCTGTAAATGGACTTGGATTGGGTTCTGTAATGGCAATCTTATTTTGCAGTTATGGTTTGGCAGTTTGGTATGGATCTAGATTGATAGTTGAGCGAGGATACAATGGTGGCATGGTTATTTCTGTCATAATGGCTGTCATGATGGGTGCAAT GTCCTTAGGTCAGGCAACCCCATCAGTGACTGCTTTTGCAGAAGGTCAAGGGGCAGCATATAGAATGTTCAAGATAATTGAACGGAAACCAGATATTGATATATACGATACCACAGGTATTATATTGGAGGACATAAAGGGTGATGTTGAACTGAAGAATGTGTACTTCAGCTATCCTACCAGATCTGAACATTTGGTATTTGATGGATTCTCATTGCACATACCAAGTGGTACAACTATGGCCCTAGTTGGAGAAAGCGGCAGTGGGAAGTCAACAGTGATCAGTTTGGTGGAGAGGTTCTATGATCCGCAGGCCGGAGAAGTTTTGATTGATGATGTTGACATCAGAAGAATGAAGCTTGGATGGATACGAGGAAAAATTAGTCTTGTCAGCCAAGAACCTGTGTTGTTCTCAACTACAATCAGGGAAAACATTGCTTATGGGATGGAAAATCTAACAGTTGATGAGATCAATAGAGCAATCGAGCTTGCAAACGCTGCTAAATTCATTGATAAGCTGCCAAAT GGTCTTGACACAATGGTTGGGGAACGTGGAACTCAGCTGTCAGGAGGGCAGAAACAAAGAATAGCAATTGCTAGAGCAATTGTAAAGAACCCTAGGATCTTACTACTTGATGAAGCAACCAGCGCATTGGATATGGAATCGGAGAGGGTAGTTCAAGAAGCATTGAATAGGATAATGTTAGAAAGGACTACAATTATCGTTGCTCATCGCCTAAGCACAGTGAGGAATGCTGATGTGATATCTGTCCTACAACATGGGAAGATGGTGGAACAAG GTTCACATGTAGAATTGATGAAGATACCTGAAGGTGCTTACTCTCAGCTAGTACATCTGCAAGAGACTCGGCAAGCAGAAGAATCTTCTAATGTCGACCCTGATATGATACTAACAAATGGTTTTGGCTCCAGATCTATTAATAACAAAGCAAGAAGCCAAAGTATCTCCAGGGGATCAGTTAGTAAAGGATCTTCCTCTTTTGGGCATAGTGGTAGGCACTCTTTCCCTGCTCCACTTGGCCTACCTGATCCAATGGAATTCAGTGAAGCTCCTGATGCAGAGGAGACTAGAGACCAAATGACCAGTAGTCCAAAGAAAGCTCCAATTGGTAGACTCTTCTATCTGAACAAACCAGAAGCTTTTGTGCTTGCACTTGGTTCCATAACTGCTGCAATGCATGGAGTCATTTTTCCAATATATGGAACATTGATTTCAACGGCAATAAAAGTGTTTTATGAGCCACCAGCAGAACTACTGAAGGATTCCAGGTTCTGGGCAAGCATATTTGTTGTGCTAGGTGCTTCTGCCTTTATTCTGATTCCAATAGAATACTTCCTGTTTGGATTAGCTGGTGGGAAGCTTGTGGAGCGTGTACGGTCACTGACATTTCAGAGTGTGATGCGTCAAGAGATCAACTGGTTTGATAAACCAGAACACTCGAG TGGGTCAATTGGTGCGAGACTATCAACTGATGCTCTTAATGTTAAGCGACTTGTTGGGGACAATTTAGCAATGAATGTCCAGACTCTTTCAACTGTCATATCAGGCTTCACAATAGCAATGGTGGCAAACTGGAAGTTGGCACTGATTATCACTGTGGTGGTTCCTTTAGTTGGTTTCCAAGGCTATGCTCAAGTGAAGTTCCTGAAAGGTCTCAATAAAAATGCAAAG TTGAAGTATGAAGAAGCAAGTCAAGTAGCAACTGATGCAGTTGGTGGCATCAGAACTGTGGCGGCATTTTCTGCTGAGAAGAAGGTAATGGAGGCCTATGAGAAGAAATGTGAATCTCCAATAAAGCAAGGAATAAGGGAAGGTGTCGTTGGTGGCTTGGGGTTTGGATTCTCATTCCTCGCCTTCTACTTTACATATGCTCTGTGCTTCTATGTTGGAGCCAAGTTTGTTCAGCAAGGAACAGCTACATTTCCTGAAGTGTTTAGG GTCTTTTTCGTATTAGTTTTAGCAACAAGCGGAATCTCACGAACAAGTGCAGTTGGTGCAGACAGCACCAAGGCTAATGATGCGGCTGCATCTGTCTTCGAAATTCTTGATCGTAAATCCAAAATTGATTACAGCAGCGAGGAAGGTGTGATCATCACAAGTGTGAGGGGTGACATTGATTTCCAGAATGTGTGCTTCAAGTATCCGTCACGACCAAATGTCCAAATCTTCAAGGACCTATCATTGAGCATTCCTTCTGGAAAG ACTGTTGCACTAGTTGGGGAGAGTGGGAGTGGGAAATCCACAGTGATCGCACTACTTGAAAGGTTCTATGACATGGACTCCGGTAAGATCCTCTTCGACAATGTGGAACTTCAAGCCCTAAAAGTTAGCTGGCTTAGGCAGCAAGTTGGGCTAGTTGCCCAAGAGCCAGTGCTGTTCAATGACACCATCCGCACAAACATAGCTTATGGGAAGCAAGGGCAAGCATCTGAAGAAGAGATCATTGCTGCTGCTGAAGCAGCCAATGCACATCAGTTCATCTCCGCATTACCTGACGGGTACAGCACCATTGTCGGGGAAAGAGGGATCCAATTGTCAGGTGGGCAGAAGCAGCGTGTTGCTATTGCGAGAGCCATCATAAAGGACCCCAAGGTGCTGCTGCTGGATGAGGCAACAAGCGCGCTAGATGCGGAGTCAGAGCGAGTGGTGCAGGAGGCTCTGGACCAGGTGATGATCGGTAGAACGACCGTGGTGGTGGCACATCGTTTATCAACGATCAGAGGTGCAGACATCATAACTGTACTGAAGAACGGAGCTGTAGCGGAGAAAGGCAAGCACGAAGAGTTGATGCGGATAAAGGGTGGAACCTACGCTTCGCTTGTTGAGCTAAGCTCTAGTTCTGCATGA